Proteins encoded within one genomic window of Gigantopelta aegis isolate Gae_Host chromosome 2, Gae_host_genome, whole genome shotgun sequence:
- the LOC121377857 gene encoding uncharacterized protein LOC121377857 codes for MVRLCVLKVRTVVYVFLLLMLNFLFLYSWWGNFDMRYYVKDEVVVTCPSIYEVSGRFPRHLANQKRPQRISDTKYNNSSFVREELHVINEKRQRYDTTDDYHYPFTIQNMRLPNVTLKNKVKVFRDTRAFYEKMTQRDTRILKLILKSFVSTMENNRVVYFLYSGSLLGSFRHHGVIPWDDDVDIVVPLLQRQTLYKLLSDLKPSFFLDIKQKRRWKFYSVLSRPIRDHTWSWPFVDISFYVENQTHIWDSDVKFKNSFVYKKSDVFPLRKRPFMDMMLPAPRDPMATLKVNYDMDVCESSRYDHRLEGEIPRAFYKSLPCYFLHGKFSFVKHVALSDGWNETLEHNNHVLSWFFRRRENS; via the coding sequence ATGGTACGGTTGTGTGTTTTGAAGGTGAGGACAGTGGTATATGTGTTTCTACTCCTGATGTTAAATTTCCTGTTTCTGTATTCGTGGtggggtaattttgacatgcgGTATTACGTGAAGGACGAGGTTGTGGTAACGTGTCCCAGTATTTACGAAGTGTCGGGACGGTTCCCGAGACATCTGGCGAACCAGAAACGTCCGCAACGCATTTCTGACACTAAATATAACAATTCCAGTTTCGTGAGAGAAGAACTGCATGTAATAAACGAAAAACGTCAAAGATATGACACAACAGACGATTATCATTATCCATTCACAATACAAAACATGCGATTACCCAATGTGACCTTGAAAAACAAGGTCAAAGTCTTCAGAGACACTCGAGCGTTCTATGAGAAAATGACGCAACGGGACACAAGGATCTTAAAACTGATCCTCAAAAGTTTCGTGTCAACGATGGAAAACAACCGCGTCGTCTACTTCCTGTACAGCGGAAGTCTGCTCGGGTCTTTCCGCCACCACGGAGTCATTCCCTGGGATGACGACGTCGATATCGTAGTCCCTCTTCTGCAAAGACAGACTCTGTACAAGCTGCTGTCAGACCTAAAGCCGTCTTTTTTCTTGGACATCAAACAGAAGCGGCGTTGGAAGTTCTATTCCGTGCTGTCCAGACCCATCCGGGACCATACGTGGAGCTGGCCTTTTGTGGACATCAGTTTCTACGTGGAAAACCAAACCCATATATGGGACAGCGATGTTAAGTTTAAAAATAGTTTCGTGTACAAGAAGTCTGATGTTTTTCCTTTACGAAAAAGACCTTTTATGGACATGATGTTGCCAGCTCCAAGAGATCCTATGGCCACCCTGAAGGTCAATTACGATATGGATGTGTGTGAGTCTAGTCGTTACGACCACAGGCTAGAGGGGGAAATACCTCGTGCCTTCTATAAATCCCTGCCATGCTACTTTCTACATGGCAAGTTTTCGTTTGTCAAACACGTGGCGTTATCCGACGGTTGGAATGAAACGTTAGAGCATAATAATCACGTGTTGAGTTGGTTCTTTCGACGGAGAGAAAACTCCTAA